One window of Nostoc sp. TCL26-01 genomic DNA carries:
- a CDS encoding pentapeptide repeat-containing protein: MSITAEELLQRYAAGERDFSKVNLHGARLEDASLPGINLSEATLFGANLTGANLSGANLSGANLDCAQLEEVDFSDANLTKASICEATLEWANLTRANLTRANLADSGLPGADLTNAQITGAMFGAPHLIGANLTNVDLSSALIDLPGGIDNPRVAGAIFCNTTMPDGSVRNDNCI, translated from the coding sequence ATGAGTATAACTGCTGAGGAATTGTTGCAACGATACGCTGCTGGGGAGAGAGATTTCTCCAAAGTTAACCTGCATGGAGCCAGATTGGAAGATGCCTCCTTGCCTGGAATCAACTTGAGCGAAGCGACTTTGTTCGGGGCTAATTTGACTGGAGCTAATTTGAGTGGGGCTAATCTCAGTGGAGCTAATTTGGATTGCGCTCAACTCGAAGAGGTTGATTTCAGTGATGCCAACTTGACTAAAGCCTCCATCTGTGAAGCTACGCTTGAGTGGGCTAATTTGACTAGAGCCAATTTGACTAGAGCCAATTTGGCTGATTCCGGTTTGCCAGGAGCTGACCTGACCAATGCTCAAATAACCGGAGCTATGTTCGGTGCTCCTCACCTGATTGGGGCTAACTTGACTAACGTTGACCTGAGTAGTGCTTTGATTGATTTGCCTGGGGGAATCGATAATCCTAGAGTTGCTGGAGCTATATTCTGTAACACCACTATGCCTGACGGAAGTGTCCGAAATGATAACTGTATCTGA